CACTAGGCTATCCGCGTCACAACAAAGCCTATCAGCTGTCGTGCACGCATTTCATTGACGAACCGTTATAATGTAGCCACCTGATTtaatacacatttttttttttccacattGCTGCAATAATGTCATCTTGCTCTAtcagggtcctgtctgtcaTACTACGTTATGTCAGACAAATTAACAGTAGTCTGGTAGCCTTCTAAAGTCTGTGTGTGGCGGTACAAGCTTATAACTTCAGATCTGAATCCGAATTTCATTCCATACCTGTTTGCATTGGAAGGTAAATGTTGTGCTCAAAAATAGGGCTCTAAACAATAGATTATGGCTGTATGATGGGCGTATTTTCCTTTTCATAAAAATGCCACACTTCGACAAAAACGAGGTGCACACAGTAAACCATTCTGATCTGACCATTAATTTGATTTCCGCTGACAAGTGTTCTGTGATCCAGGCCTATACCTAAACTCCTCTTGGGAAAACAGGCGCATAATGAATGTAATATACTATAGCCTCTAGTACACAATAACTACCCTGTTGGGTTTCTTATACAATGAGCAGCCTTATGAGTTTAGGGTTCACATTCAAAACCAGGAAACTAGCACAGTGCAGGGGGGAGAATGGAGGCATTGTGTCGGATATTTACATGATTGTGGTCTTAGTTTTGTTCGTCTTACACGATGTGTACGACGATGGGCGGTGGACTCCATCACAAGGTTTGGCGCTCTCAGCAGAATATAGCTTGTTGATTTTCAAGGCTTGTGTACCTCAATCAGTCTCTTGCTTCTGATAGCATGAATGGGGATTATTGTAGCTAATACAGTTAGCTTTAAGACCCTGTGGCGTCTTTCCATTTAGCAGCAGCTTACGCTGATGAGGAAGACCTGAAACGTTGTCAAGGAAGGAGGCAGAGAAAAACAGTATACATATTACCCTCTAATGAGTGGAAAGAGGATGAGGCACAAAATAATTATACCGTGTCAGAGTTGATTCTCTGCTAATATCTAACCGATTGACACCTATTCATTAGGCTCAGTGTATCTTTTGTTCTCTGTCCTTCAACTGCCTTCTTTTGCCACAGTTTATAGATTACAGTTGCGGTTTTCTCTGCTCTTCCCTATTCTCGTCCGCCGGCGGTCACGAGTGATTATCTCATATTCCCTCTCCTGTATGCTAACCATCTTTCAACCAGCTGTGCTCATATtcacttctccctcctctcctgccttatCATCAACATTCCTTTCCTCTCTATGCagcaactctctctctttctatctttcttccAGCACTTTCTTTGTCCATCCTCCTAACAGACCTCACGTTGATTTTAGCGTTAAGGGTGCGTTTGTTTTGTCTCTGTAGGAGACGAGGTAGTCCCGGCGGAGCTTCAGTATGCTGTCATTGCTCTCGGTCAGTCCCACTCCGAGGTGCGCTTGATCAACCATGATGAAGACGGAAGCCCCGACCGCGGGGGGCAACAACGGCGGCGCCGGGGCGACCCTGCGGAGCCCGTCCCCCCACCGGAACGCGTACGAGGCCGGGCTGCAGGCACTGAAGCAAGCCACAGACGCCCTTAACAGCGCGGCCAACGGCGGCAACGGCAAGGACGGCAAGCCTCCGCCGCTGCCCCGGCCCCCGGGCCGCGGGCGTCGCTACGGCTCCAACGTGCACCGCATCAAAAACATGTTCATGCAGATGCAGTCGCCGggcgacgacgacgacgacccCTCGAAGGCGGGCGCCGAGCAGACCGTCAAGCTGTCGCTCCCCCGGGCCAGCAGCCTGAACGAGAACGTGGACCACAGCGCCCTGCTCAAACTGGGCGCCACCGTGTCGGAGCGCGTCAACCGCTTCGACCCCAAGGCCGGCGAGGGCGGGGCGGCGGGCCGCAGCTCGGCGGGCTACTCCAAGCTGCAGGAGACCCGGAAGATCTTCGAGCAGCGCACGCTGCAGGAGAAGCAGGCGGCCACCAACCGCATCCTCCTGAAGAAGGAGCGTGCGTCGGGCTTCCAGGATGGCCGCTTGGACGTGGTGGTGCGCTTCAATGGCAGCACCGAGGCCCTGGACCGGCTGGACGCGGTCGGGAGCGGCGGAGGGGAGGCAGTCAGCCCCACGGTGAGCCAGCTGAGCGCCGTGTTCGAGAAGGGCGACCTGAGGAACCACCTCCACCGGCCTTCCTCCACTTCGCCCCTGCCCCGTGGGGAGAGCCCCACTCCGGCCAAGCCCTCAGGCCTCGACTCCAACGACTCGGCCCAGAAAGTGCGCGTGCCTCCCCCCGGAGGTCAGGAAGAGGGGGGCCACCAGGCCTCAGACCAGGAGGGGTCCCCGCGGAGGAACAGGGCAGCCCCCCGACACGAAGACGGGACCTCTGGCGGCCCTCGACCCGGGGACAGAACCTCCACCGCCTCCTCCGGCGATGCTGAGCGGGAGGCCGGAACTGAAGCCAGGGGCTCGAGTACGGGAAgcgacccagacagggagtccaAACCTGGGGAGCAGCGGGACTCGGCGGGCCCCGAGGCAGGGAGCCGGCTGGTCCAGGCTGATGTCCACGCCTCCCGGGAGAACGGAGAGGGCGGAGACAGGGCAgcgggggaggagccagaggcGGGGTCTGAGCTGGAGGGGCGGGACGAAGACGGCGGGGAGGAGGAGTCTCGGAAGGAGGATTACTCGGAGGGAGACCTGGTGGACGTCAGTGCGTACAGCGGCATCGGGGAAGACTCTGGAGGGAGCCAGCTGGACGAggatgaggagcaggaagaggaagcctACGAGCCCGAGTCCAGCTCCTCCGAGATGCCGGGACTTCCCCCGGAGGAGGAGCCTCCGCCAGCCAATAGGAAGATCTGCTTCAGCACTGGACCAATCACGGTGAGTCAAGGTTACATAGCACCTGAGGTTTTCCGCGAAATAGAAGAGAATTCCCGTTTGCTTTGAACAAGTTATGTGATGTGACAAAACACGCTAATCAAAGGCTTTTAGTGTGGCTACACAACAAGGTAAACATCCTTTCTTGGTAGTTTCAGTGTTCAGGGAAACTGTATTCCCTGTAATAAAAGACCTGTGTCCTCGTGACAGATTAAGCAGAGTTTCAAAACACTGCGGGCGTCGAACGGCACCTGTGGTTTCTGTAGAGCCATTTCAGGCTGACTGTGTGGGCGGGTTGCTGCGCGTATGACTGACAGGTTGTGAAATCCCTCTCTGCCTTGGTCAGAGACACCTCCTCCTGCCTGCCATCGTCTTCCTGTGAAACACAGAgcaagcgagggagagagagggagacagacagaggaagcgtgagagagagagaaacaaagagagatggagttTACAAAAGACTTTTGACTTAAAATATATCTTCGTGTCAACATCTGCCAGCTGACCACCAGttaagatggaaagagagagggaaagagagagagaggtgtaatAAGCCGCCCTGAGAAAGATCAGCCTGTCATCTTATGACCACATCCTGTCACATGGTCTGTCTATAGAGGGAGATCAGTGATCAGCCCTCTCCCGAGCTGTAGTGACAGgtcttggctgtgattggtccacaGGACGATTGGTTTTGTCCTCTAGGGCTGGGATGCTtgttttaactgtgtgtgtgcgtatgtgtgaacctgtctgcatgtgtatttgtgtgtgcttgcgcgCCTGCcccggtttgtgtgtgtgtgtatgagcatgtgtgtgtgtgagcatgtgtgtgtgtgtgtgtgtgtgtgtagcagtgtgtgtgtgtgtggcagtctgTGCAGTCAGCCATCCTAAACCTCTCCGGCCCTTATTCCCCTCGTAGAGCAGTTCAGTCTTCTAAGAAATATTATGACAGAGCTGTCACTTttagcagtctctctctctctctttctctctcctctctctgtctctctctctctctcaaacccaGGCTGGGTGGAGCCTTGAGTCGCTGTCGAAACCTCCAGCAGGACAGTTGTTTGGCGGCTTTTGTCTACAATAGCAGCATTGTATGTCACAGTCTGGAACTCAAGCACACAGAAGGTGTGACTAACAGAATGTTGTTATACAACCAATTTGCTTCAAAGCTGCTGTACAGCCACAGGGTGTTCTGTTAGCATATAGGTGTCACGTAGAGTTCCTCTGTGACCTACTAAGCCATTTAACCGAGCAACAGACTAGCTGGAGAAAAGCTCTCAGGTCTTGCAGAAAGACTGTCCTCCTTTTTGCTTCTCGTTCAAGCCAGAGACAGGGACGGTTGcctgctaggctagctagctacagaagcatgctaggctagctagcttcagAGCCTGTCTATTGCTGCAGACTGCAGGGGTTTCCTCAGCAACACGTATAACTAGTCCTGTCGACACTCTGCTGAGCTACACTGGCTCCCCTGGTCCCTAACCCTGGTCCCTGGTTCCTAAACCTGGTCCCTGGTCCCATGTCcctggttcccaaccctggttcCTAATCCTGGTCCCAAAACCTGGTCCCTGGTTCTTAATCCTGGTCCCTGGTTCTTGGTCCCTGGTTCCTAACCCTGGTCCCTTGTCCCACGTCCCTGGTTGGGTTCTAGTGTCAGGTTGGCTGTGCTCCGTTATGTTATCTGTTTACGTCTTTGGCGCACACAGGCCCCTTCCTGTTTGTGACCCTCCACTTCAAGGtcactgcaccccccccccccccccttctgaccTTGGGGAAGGTTCCGGAGGTGGGCAGAGGAACCTTGAGGGGTGTGTTGTGTCTTGGGAGCGTAGCTGGTGGTCTGGCTGTGGTCAAGGGATTTTTTCTGTAGTGTGTTTatcttttgttcttttttttatttcattgaTATAACTGTATAAACAGTTGTTGTAACCTTTgtatcccttcccctctctcctcagttgGCTCCTCGCTTCTcgttatccctccctccctctctccctctccctctccctctctctcactctctctgtgtctctctctccctctcgccttCTTAGTCCTACATGTCTGCAACCAATTCATCCATACTGCAGCCTGACCAGTAAGCTGTCGCTGCTGAGCCTGATAACCTAACTCCACTATTACTACCCAcaagtactgtatgtgtgtgcgtgtttgtgtgcgtgtgtgtgcgtgcctgtgcagCTCAACAGGGtgtcagacaggtgtgtgtgtgtgaccctgttaTTAAGTGCTTCCTGATTCCAGACAGACTTGGGCGGAGCTTCTTACCCACCCAAACAGAGGAAGTGctttgagtgagagagagggagggagagagagagagagagggggggggggggggggtgcacattAGGAATGGCCTATATCACACAGTGCCAAGTGCAACGAGTGCTCCCTGAGTGGAGTCGAATCAAACACACCTCATTTCTTACTAGTTCACTAATACTTCTTTCCTCTACCTGACCCAGGCCAAAGATGCTACACTGATGACCACTTCTCATCGACGTCACCCTCAGAGCACAGACAGCCCATAGAACGTTCTCTGGTCTGGCTTGGCCCTGCGGTGCGATACACGTTAACCAGATTAAGGCTCCGCCCTAGACTACAGGGTATATATAGGAGTGTGGGTCAGGAGGCTGTTAATCTTCCACCAGCTGAGTGTTTAAGGGCAGTActccaggctggggggagggaggggaacatCCCCACATCATCTGGGCATCTtcatctttccttccttccttcctttcactctctccatctctcacacacacaggtatacgcACT
Above is a window of Hypomesus transpacificus isolate Combined female chromosome 17, fHypTra1, whole genome shotgun sequence DNA encoding:
- the LOC124479628 gene encoding neurabin-2-like, encoding MMKTEAPTAGGNNGGAGATLRSPSPHRNAYEAGLQALKQATDALNSAANGGNGKDGKPPPLPRPPGRGRRYGSNVHRIKNMFMQMQSPGDDDDDPSKAGAEQTVKLSLPRASSLNENVDHSALLKLGATVSERVNRFDPKAGEGGAAGRSSAGYSKLQETRKIFEQRTLQEKQAATNRILLKKERASGFQDGRLDVVVRFNGSTEALDRLDAVGSGGGEAVSPTVSQLSAVFEKGDLRNHLHRPSSTSPLPRGESPTPAKPSGLDSNDSAQKVRVPPPGGQEEGGHQASDQEGSPRRNRAAPRHEDGTSGGPRPGDRTSTASSGDAEREAGTEARGSSTGSDPDRESKPGEQRDSAGPEAGSRLVQADVHASRENGEGGDRAAGEEPEAGSELEGRDEDGGEEESRKEDYSEGDLVDVSAYSGIGEDSGGSQLDEDEEQEEEAYEPESSSSEMPGLPPEEEPPPANRKICFSTGPITVSQGYIAPEVFREIEENSRLL